GTGCGGTGCCCGCCGCCGTTCTTAAAGATCAAGTCGACGACGGGTGCTCTGATCCGGTGTGACCGGCCGGCCGTGGGTAGACCGTTCGTCGCGCCGTGCGACCCATTGGCCATCCACAGGGCACGGTCAGTCCACGCACGGGATGGGGGAGGGTTCGGTGGCGGCGCCTGACGTAGCGGCAGGTGGGGTCAGGGCGGCGGTTACGGCGGCGCGGAGGGTGGGTTGGGCGTCCGCTGTCGGATCGCTTTCCAGGGGCAGGGTGTGGAAACGGATGCCTGAGGTTCCTTGTGCCATGGAGAGGATGTCCCAGTCGGCCGAGAGGACCACGTGTTGCTTGGCGACCTCCGCCACCGGCCCCAGCGCGTTGACGCCCTGCGACCGGATCCGGTGCATCACCGCACTGATGAACGCCTGTTGACGACGCACGCGGTCCAGGTCGGCGTTTGCGAGGCCATGCCGTTGGCGGACGAACGCCATCGCCTGCGCGGCCGTCAGGTGTTGCCTGCCCGCCGGGAAGTCCGCGCCCGAGTACTCGTCGGACGTCGCCGCGTTCAAGCACACCTCCACCCCGCCCAACGCCTCCGCCAACCGGTAGAACCCGACCATGCTCACCTCGACGATGTGATCCACCGGCACCCCGAGCGACGACCCCACCGTCTCCACCTGCGCCCGACGCCCCGCCTCACGCCCCAGCCACTCGATATCCGCCGGGTCCCGGCGCACCTCCGCCAAGACGAGCCGCCGCTCCTCCGCCTCCTTCGCCCGCCCGTACGCCTCCTTCACCTTCCCGTGCTGCGGCCCACCGACTATCCCCAGCAACGGCACGTGGTTGTCTCGCGGCAAGGACAGGGCGACGGCCGCGGACCCGTCGGAAGGGACGTGTAGGAGGATCAACGTGTTCGCGTTGTACCCGCCACGGTCCACATCACCGGCGTGCAGCGCCGCCAGCACCTCGTCCGACGGCGCCCCGCCATCGAGATCCCGCCGCGTCGTCAGGCCCATCACCAACACGTTCATCCCGGACGTCGACTTCACGTCGTCCGCCCGCACCGCCAGCGACCGCCGCACGCCCGTGTCCACGTCCTGGTAAGTGGCCCAAGCCATCCCCGCCGCCACGAGCACCGCCGCCGACAGCAACACCCATGTGCCCCGCACCACGCCCAGCAAAGCCCGACTCAACATCGAGTACCCCCCTCGCGTCCCTAATCTAGATCCGTTCAAACGCTGGGGGCATGACGTGGCAGACCGCATGGCTCATCTGCCGAGCTTGGCGGCGCTCGCCGTATCGGCCGTCTTCACCGCCGTCGCCCACCGACTGGACGGCGAGCAACCCGGCCTCGTCTTCGGCGTCCTTGTGGTGTCCGGTGTGTTGCTCGCCGCCGCGATGGTTCGACCGATCGGCTTGTGGACCGTGGTGCCGGCACCCCCGCTGCTGTACGCGGGGCTTGTGACGGGTGTGTCAGTGTTGCAGGGAAAGTCCTTGGGGGAGTTGACGATTCTCGTCGCACCGCCGGTGGTCCGCGCGTTCCCCCACCTCGCGGTGGGTGTCGGCGTGGGGCTGCTGGTCGCGGCGGCGAGGCTGGGGGGAACGTGGTGGGGGAACAGGTCTTCGTCGACCGAACGGGAAGACGTCGTGGACTGATGAGGGCGGTGAGCATCGCGTTGGCGGCGTCGTTGTTGGGCCTGTCCACGCTGATCATGACGACCGTGTTGCCGCACGTCACGTGAGAGCCCACTGGGTCTCGTTGCTGCTGGGCCTCGGCTTGCTGATGGGCACCTTGAGCTTCCACGCCTACGCCACCTCCCTGCCCGACGAGCCCACGAGAGCCGCTGTCACAGCCGAATCGGTGGTCCAGGGCACGGTCGCGTTGGTGTTCCACGGCGGACCACATCCGAGATGGACGCCGCGGGTGCTCGACAGCCTGGCCGAACGCGGTCTGCGCGCGACGTTCTTCGTGGTCGGAGCACAGGTCAACGAGCACCCCGACCTCGTCCGGCGGATGGTCGAGGAGGGGCACGAGGTCGGCGTCTCGGGATTCCGCACGGGTGAGGCGACCACGTTGGGCATGGCGTTCGCGCAGAACGCCCTGGCCGACGCCGCGAACGTCCACACCGGACTCACCGAGGCCGACCCCGACACGCCGGACCTGCACCTCTACGACACCAGGGCCATCGCCGCGGCCGTGGGAACACCGGGCCACGTCATCCGGCTGCACGAGGCCAGCACCACTCCCGGCGTGATCGGCCTGCTCGCCGACGCGCTGCCCGACCACCGCTTCACCACCCTGACGACCGCCACCGGCCGGAGCGCCGCGATGACCGACGCCGGGTTCGGCGCACGGGTCACCGGCGCCGCCCAAGCCTGGTCACAACACCACGGCGACGTGCTCGCCACGCTCCTGAACGTCATCTGCGCGATCGTCGCCGTGTTCGCGTTGCTCCGCACCCTGATGCAACTCGGCCTGGCCCACACCGCACGCCGCCTGCACCGCGTGATCGAGGTGAAGCCGCACGCGCCGCCGGTGTCGGTGATCGTCCCCGCGTACAACGAGGCCGCGAACATCGCCGCCGCCGTCCGGTCGATCGTGAACTCCGAGCACCCCGCCGAGGTGGAGGTGGTCGTGGTCGACGACGGCTCGACCGACGGCACGGCCCAGGTGGTCGAAGCGCTGGGACTGCCCGGCGTGCGCGTGGTGAGCCAGCCGAACCGGGGCAAGTTCGCCGCCCTCAACGCGGGCATCGCGCTGGCCGAGCACGACGCGTTGGTGCTGGTGGACGGCGACACGGTGTTCGAGCGGGACACCGTCTCCAAGGTGGTGCGCCCGCTCGGCGACCTGGGCGTCGGCGCGGTGTCGGGCAACGTCAAGGTCGCCAACCGGGGTGGGCTGCTCGGCCGGTGGCAGCACCTGGAGTACTGCGCGGGCTCGAACCTGGACCGGCAGATCCTCAACGCGCTGGAGTGCATCCCGACCATCCCCGGCGCGATCGGCGCGTTCCGCCGGGCGGCGGTGGACGAGGTCGGCGGTATCAGCGCGGACACGCTCGCCGAGGACACCGACCTGACGATGGCGATCACCCGAGCCGGGTGGCGGGTGGTGTACGAACCGGCGGCGCGCGCGTGGACCGAAGTGCCGACGGGCCTGCGCGGGCTCTACAAGCAGCGGTACCGGTGGTCGTACGGCACGTCCCAGTCGATGTGGAAGCACCGGCGCGCGCTGCGCGAGGAAGGCCGGATGGGTCGGTTCGGGCTGCTGTACCTGCTCGTGTTCCACGTCGTGCTGCCAGTGCTCGCGCCCGCGCT
This is a stretch of genomic DNA from Saccharothrix ecbatanensis. It encodes these proteins:
- a CDS encoding LCP family protein; its protein translation is MLSRALLGVVRGTWVLLSAAVLVAAGMAWATYQDVDTGVRRSLAVRADDVKSTSGMNVLVMGLTTRRDLDGGAPSDEVLAALHAGDVDRGGYNANTLILLHVPSDGSAAVALSLPRDNHVPLLGIVGGPQHGKVKEAYGRAKEAEERRLVLAEVRRDPADIEWLGREAGRRAQVETVGSSLGVPVDHIVEVSMVGFYRLAEALGGVEVCLNAATSDEYSGADFPAGRQHLTAAQAMAFVRQRHGLANADLDRVRRQQAFISAVMHRIRSQGVNALGPVAEVAKQHVVLSADWDILSMAQGTSGIRFHTLPLESDPTADAQPTLRAAVTAALTPPAATSGAATEPSPIPCVD
- a CDS encoding DUF6542 domain-containing protein, which gives rise to MAHLPSLAALAVSAVFTAVAHRLDGEQPGLVFGVLVVSGVLLAAAMVRPIGLWTVVPAPPLLYAGLVTGVSVLQGKSLGELTILVAPPVVRAFPHLAVGVGVGLLVAAARLGGTWWGNRSSSTEREDVVD
- a CDS encoding bifunctional polysaccharide deacetylase/glycosyltransferase family 2 protein gives rise to the protein MRAHWVSLLLGLGLLMGTLSFHAYATSLPDEPTRAAVTAESVVQGTVALVFHGGPHPRWTPRVLDSLAERGLRATFFVVGAQVNEHPDLVRRMVEEGHEVGVSGFRTGEATTLGMAFAQNALADAANVHTGLTEADPDTPDLHLYDTRAIAAAVGTPGHVIRLHEASTTPGVIGLLADALPDHRFTTLTTATGRSAAMTDAGFGARVTGAAQAWSQHHGDVLATLLNVICAIVAVFALLRTLMQLGLAHTARRLHRVIEVKPHAPPVSVIVPAYNEAANIAAAVRSIVNSEHPAEVEVVVVDDGSTDGTAQVVEALGLPGVRVVSQPNRGKFAALNAGIALAEHDALVLVDGDTVFERDTVSKVVRPLGDLGVGAVSGNVKVANRGGLLGRWQHLEYCAGSNLDRQILNALECIPTIPGAIGAFRRAAVDEVGGISADTLAEDTDLTMAITRAGWRVVYEPAARAWTEVPTGLRGLYKQRYRWSYGTSQSMWKHRRALREEGRMGRFGLLYLLVFHVVLPVLAPALDVYVLYGAFVADAPWALVIWTVFLAVQTASAGYALRLDGESLKPLWAFPLQQLVYRQLTYLVVVQSLVTALHGTPLKWQTARRSGLAEVAAR